A portion of the Micromonospora vinacea genome contains these proteins:
- a CDS encoding CopG family transcriptional regulator yields MAMTLRLDDDRERRLRLVADEEARSMHAVVVTAIDDYLARRNAKEFGDLADEIIERHATLLARLAE; encoded by the coding sequence ATGGCTATGACGCTTCGACTTGACGACGACCGTGAACGGCGACTCCGACTCGTTGCGGACGAAGAGGCGCGGTCGATGCACGCCGTCGTCGTCACCGCGATCGACGACTACCTCGCTCGGCGGAACGCCAAGGAGTTCGGCGACCTCGCTGACGAAATCATCGAACGCCACGCCACGCTGCTCGCTCGCCTGGCGGAGTGA
- a CDS encoding type II toxin-antitoxin system death-on-curing family toxin, with protein MTEIRYPTLADVASIARKIGVGIRDAGLVESAVARPQTSVFGEDAYPDLWTKAAALLHSLVNNHPFVDGNKRIGWIVAITFLLQNHAVTIDQLDEVDQDIAYDLVISVTESRLTEVAEIAAVLRKLF; from the coding sequence ATGACGGAGATCCGTTACCCCACGCTCGCTGACGTGGCGAGCATCGCCCGCAAGATCGGCGTTGGGATCAGGGACGCCGGTCTCGTCGAGTCGGCGGTGGCCCGGCCGCAGACGAGCGTGTTCGGTGAAGACGCCTACCCCGACCTGTGGACCAAGGCGGCGGCACTGCTGCACTCGCTTGTCAACAACCACCCGTTCGTGGACGGCAACAAGCGGATCGGCTGGATCGTGGCCATCACCTTCCTGCTCCAGAATCACGCCGTCACCATCGATCAGCTCGACGAGGTCGACCAGGACATCGCGTACGACCTGGTCATCAGCGTTACCGAGAGCCGGCTGACGGAGGTGGCCGAGATCGCCGCGGTGTTACGCAAGCTGTTCTGA
- a CDS encoding TetR/AcrR family transcriptional regulator: protein MPAPRTPAGSARDRILDTAFRLFYAHGPRGVGVDTVIAESGVAKATLYKHFPRKDDLVLAYLDRVDQAWFGALRAAARDAGDEPRDQLIGMFDALAGACRRDGYHGCAFINTAAESPAGGPVHARTVEHKTVVRAWVTELARQAGAAHPELLARQLTLLLDGGLASGVLDGDPAIAEAARRSARTIVDAALS, encoded by the coding sequence ATGCCCGCGCCACGCACTCCGGCCGGCTCGGCCCGGGACCGGATCCTGGACACCGCGTTCCGACTCTTCTACGCGCACGGGCCGCGTGGCGTCGGGGTGGACACGGTCATCGCCGAGTCGGGCGTGGCCAAGGCGACGCTCTACAAGCACTTCCCACGCAAGGACGATCTGGTGCTGGCCTACCTGGATCGGGTCGACCAGGCGTGGTTCGGTGCGCTGCGGGCCGCGGCAAGGGATGCCGGCGACGAGCCGCGCGACCAGCTGATCGGGATGTTCGACGCGTTGGCCGGCGCCTGCCGCCGCGACGGCTACCACGGCTGCGCGTTCATCAACACCGCCGCCGAGTCACCTGCCGGCGGCCCGGTGCACGCCCGGACGGTCGAACACAAGACCGTGGTCCGCGCCTGGGTGACCGAGCTGGCCCGTCAGGCGGGCGCGGCCCACCCGGAGTTGCTCGCCCGGCAGCTCACCCTGTTGCTCGACGGTGGGCTCGCCAGCGGCGTGCTGGACGGAGACCCGGCGATCGCCGAGGCGGCCCGGCGCAGCGCCCGCACGATCGTCGACGCGGCGTTGAGCTGA